CTTATAAGCCTAAGCCAGCTCCTCATTTATATGAACAGGAGAGTCGTACGTTTCAAGGTTTTCGGCGAAAGGACGGTCGTGTGGGGATTCGCAATGAGTTGTGGATTGTGCCGACGGTCGGCTGTGTGAACGGGATCGCTGAACTTATTTTAAACCGTTTCAAGCAGGAAGTGGGAGATATTTCACCTTTTGAAAATGCACTTGTGCTCAAGCATAACTATGGTTGTTCTCAGTTGGGTGACGATCATGCACATACGCGCACGATTTTGATCGATGCCGTGAAACATGCGAACGCAGGTGGCGTACTTGTACTGGGTTTGGGCTGTGAAAACAATGAAATGAAAGAATTTAAGGAAGCCATCGGGGAATATGATTCGGAGCGGGTAAAGTTTTTGCTTTCCCAAGATGTGTCGGATGAAGTAGAGGAAGGGGTAAGGTTGCTTCATGAAATTTTTGCGGCCGTGCAAGAAGATCGGCGGGAACCTGTACCATTGTCTGAGCTGAACATCGGCTTGAAATGCGGTGGATCTGATGGCTTATCGGGTATTACTGCCAACCCACTACTCGGACGATTGTCGGATTATATGGCAGCGCAAGGTGGAACAACGGTATTGACAGAAGTACCTGAAATGTTCGGCGCGGAAACGATTTTAATGGAGCGCGCTGCCGATGAGCAAGTATTTGGTAAGATCGTACATCTGATTAACGATTTCAAACAATATTTTCTGGATTACAAGCAGCCAGTATACGAAAATCCGTCACCGGGCAATAAAGCAGGGGGCATTACGACGCTGGAGGATAAATCACTGGGCTGTACGCAAAAATCCGGGTCTTCCACGGTCACTGATGTCATTCAGTACGGGGAACGTCTCAAGACCAAGGGACTCAACCTGCTCAGCGCGCCGGGCAATGATCTAGTGGCATCTTCAGCTCTCGCCGCAGCGGGCTGCCAACTCGTCATTTTCACAACTGGACGCGGTACGCCGTTTGGCTCCTTTGTTCCGACGATGAAGGTATCAACCAACTCGCCGTTATATAAGGCTAAACCTCATTGGATCGACTATAACGCCGGTTCATTGGTGGAGGATGTCAGTATGGAAGATGCGCTCCGCAACTTTGTCGATTACATCGTCGATGTAGCCAGCGGAACATGGGTGAACAATGAGAAAAACAATTTCAGGGAGCTCGCTATTTTTAAAAACGGTGTTACGTTGTAAAAGGCTGTAGTCTAAGGGAGGCGGAATTACTCCGCTTCCTTTTTTGTGTTTGTATGCTTCTAAATAGGCATGTTAGACTTACTGCAAAACATGCAATATCGATATTTAAATAAGGGGGAAGTACCGTGCAAAATGAAATTGTTGCTTATCGGGAAGAAAATCATGATCAACTCGTTGATATTTGGCAGCGGGCTGTACGCCGGACGCACACATTTTTGGCGGAAGAGGACATTCAATTTTATCATCATATCGTACGCAATGGTGTTTTAAGAGAACTTGAAGTTTGGATGGAATGGAATACAAGTCAAGAACCAACAGGTTTTATCGGGCTGGACGGATTAAAAATAGAGATGCTGTTTGTGGACCCTGAACACCATGGGCAGGGCATAGGCAGCCGACTCATCCAGCATGCTGAAAAAATAAAAGGGAAACACCTCAAAGTGGACGTGAATGAGCAGAACGAGAAAGCGTATGCTTTCTACAGACATTACGGCTTTGTACAAACGGCGCGTTCTGCACTGGATGGATCAGGTAGGGCATTTCCTTTGCTTCACATGGAATTGAACAAGTGAACGATCTACTTTCGTTGGTATTTTAAAAATGGAATATATTATCATAATGCACTTGTCATATGTTTGAATTCATGTTATAACTTAATTACGTAATAAATACGTAATTAAGTTATTTTTGGTTAAGGTTTAGAGCTTGCTTTTGTTTGGTGAATATAAAAAGTCAGACAAGGAGGCGGGAATAGTGGATGATCTTGTTCACTCCGACATCACAGATCTAGACACACTTGTCAACATGATTAAGCTGTCTTTTTCATTTGCGGACGGTGCCAATATGATTGCTTTATGCGACCGGCTGTATAGCCATGTCAACCAAAAGTATCAGGAATTGCAGCTCTACAAAGCGCGCAAGAAACCTATACAACCCATACATACCAAACGGCCGCTAGTCTACTACTACGGCTACAGTCATCTCATGAAAGGCATGGCTTTCCAAAAACAGGGCAAGTATGAGGCCGCTCGCGATTGCATCGAAAAATATGCAGAATTGGGCTGGTTTAATGGTCTTGATCAATATGGGGAAGCAGAGGTGGAATATTACCGCTATGCTGCCAGAGCTAATTTGTATGCCCTTGATATTTTGTCAGGCCATGCCGAAGTGTTGCAGGAATATATCCAATTTCTTCGTAACAATCCGGAAGAGCTGTTACCGGGGCTTCTTTCCATCGTTGAGGGAGCGTCGAGATACGACTATTCTTTAGAGGCTGTGCTGGAATCATTTGCCGAACAAATTGAAGGTTTTAAATATTTTGAAGAGCCTGTGAATGTATCTTATTATTTTCGCTTCTGCTATCAACTGGCTCTTTACTATATCAAGCAACAACAGTTTACGGTTGCGTTGGGCTATATCCTGCAATCTCTCATGCTGTCCGATACCCTGGGTATGGAACATGAACATGAGTTTAGGAAATGTACCGCTGTATTTGAAATTTTCAGATCCCAAGCTACAGCAACACAGCAAGACCAATATATAACTATTTTAAAAGGAGTGTTAAAGGATGAAAAAATTGATTTCACGCTCTCTGTCGCTCAGTCTGTTTAGTTTGCTAGTGTTTGTTACAAGTCATGATCTCATCACGGTGTTTTATCATGGAGCCAATCATTAAGAAGGCAGAAGTACAGTAGAAAATTAGTTGTTTTAGCAGGTAGGCAGTTGATTGGAAAATATGATGTGGAAGTACACCCAATAGCAAGTAAGCTCATTTAGGTCAGGGCTTACTTGCTATTTGGCGTATGATGAAGACCGATCATACCGTATATATAACGCGGTACATGTCCCAACAATATTTAAGCTGTCGTAGGTTTATGCAGCAAACCCTGTTCTGACGGATGCAATGAAATCCTTGTCTGTTGGTAAACCGGGAATGGTTCTTCCGTACTGTATGATCTGCTTTTTAACGCTGCATCCAGTGCCCGTAGCAAGGAACCTATAAATTGCTCTGGAGAAAAGAAAATGCTTTTTCCGACCATATGAATGTGAAGCTCGTTATGGTCACGGTTGCTTACGGACAGCAATATACCTTGACCTTGAAAACCCGTACCGATGGCGCGTATTTTGTTTATACCCGAGAGTAACATTTCCGTCTTCACCGCACGCCCCTGTTCCTCCACAAATACAGAAATCAGGCGTTTGTCTGTAACGATAACAATTTGGTTACCCCGAAATGTATGACTCAGGTGTAGAAAATCTTTATATACACCAATAGTCTGCTCATGCGGAGAAACAATCCCCATCCGTACAAACTCCTCCAGCTCAGTGACATCGGGTTCCTGATGATTTTTAATTCGTTTTTTGATACTGAACTGAATAGTCAGGATACCCAAGATAGCAATGAGAAAAGCACTAAGTCGGACGTTAAATATAAAGAACATCAGGACAATAAGGCCGCCTACTAACCACTGTCCCCAAGTTAGATAGCGCAGCTTTTGTTGTACCGTACGGCGATAATAACCGTAGCCCTTTCCCGGTTGATACTCTTTAGTAAACTTCGTCATACCACGCATCATGGTTAACCCATAGATTGATAAGACTGTCATCCCGAGTGACAGGAGCGTCATAAGCCATTCCTGAGCTGCAATGCCAACTAAAGTACACAGACCAAACATGATGAGCCCCGCCCAGCAAGCAAACTTTTTAATTCGAACCTGTTTCTGAATCGAACGAACCAATTCTTCCATTCTTAATCCTCCTGATCTAGGTATATAGGTAATGATTGGAATCACATATAGTCTTATCGTACCATCTGATAGTCTTTTTCGTAAATTAATAGATATGAAAATCCAAAGTATGGAAGAAAATTCTCGCCTATAGTCAGATCCCCACCTGAACTTTAGATACCAAAATCAAAAAATCCAGTACTACTCATACGAAGCAGAAGCCTTTAAAATAATAAATGTAAGTGCTTACATTACAAAGAAAGGAGGTCTTCGTATGAGTACAGGAGGGAAGAATCCGCAGCCACAGCCGCCGGTTCGATCGGGAAGAGGAGCATCACTAGCGCGCAAATGGGTTCAACAAAGACATTTGCAGACTATGGCGCTGCTTGGGGTGGTATGGATGATTATTTTCCATTACATTCCGATGTACGGTATTTTAATTGCGTTCAAACATTTTGACATCATTGGAACCATATCAAGCGCACCTTGGGCAGGGTTAGAGCATTTTCGGGCCTTTTTGGAGGATGATAACTTTTGGTACATTGTCAAAAACACACTGGGCATTAGCCTGCTCAAGCTGGCGATCGGGTTTCCGTTACCTATTGTATTTGCTCTGTTTTTGAATGAGATTCGGTCTACACGGTTCAAAAAATCTATTCAGAC
The Paenibacillus peoriae DNA segment above includes these coding regions:
- a CDS encoding UxaA family hydrolase; amino-acid sequence: MLEFIQIHNQDNVAVALRDYKQGETLAWGAQEEQRVELAEDVARGHKIALQDVPVGGHVLKYGYPIGHAIQPIQAGQHVHTHNTKTNLTGVEEYTYKPKPAPHLYEQESRTFQGFRRKDGRVGIRNELWIVPTVGCVNGIAELILNRFKQEVGDISPFENALVLKHNYGCSQLGDDHAHTRTILIDAVKHANAGGVLVLGLGCENNEMKEFKEAIGEYDSERVKFLLSQDVSDEVEEGVRLLHEIFAAVQEDRREPVPLSELNIGLKCGGSDGLSGITANPLLGRLSDYMAAQGGTTVLTEVPEMFGAETILMERAADEQVFGKIVHLINDFKQYFLDYKQPVYENPSPGNKAGGITTLEDKSLGCTQKSGSSTVTDVIQYGERLKTKGLNLLSAPGNDLVASSALAAAGCQLVIFTTGRGTPFGSFVPTMKVSTNSPLYKAKPHWIDYNAGSLVEDVSMEDALRNFVDYIVDVASGTWVNNEKNNFRELAIFKNGVTL
- a CDS encoding acetyltransferase, producing the protein MQNEIVAYREENHDQLVDIWQRAVRRTHTFLAEEDIQFYHHIVRNGVLRELEVWMEWNTSQEPTGFIGLDGLKIEMLFVDPEHHGQGIGSRLIQHAEKIKGKHLKVDVNEQNEKAYAFYRHYGFVQTARSALDGSGRAFPLLHMELNK